Part of the Stigmatopora argus isolate UIUO_Sarg chromosome 3, RoL_Sarg_1.0, whole genome shotgun sequence genome, cttaaacataaattataatacaaaatatagcactgaatcaacttaggaacaaattcaacttatgaacaatggctcggaacctaactcgttcgtaagtaggggagcgtctgtataggaGCGTTTGGGCCCCACGCCACCTGCCCCGGCCCTTCCCATCCCAGGCCCCGCCTTCGTCCCCCTCGTTAATTTGCCACTCCCCTTGACTCAGAATaaattgtcaacatttttaCCAAGTCCCCGTGCGAGCTTTTCTTGGCGGTTGTTCTTCTTGGACGCACTCTGCCTTTGCCTAAGActagggtgtccaaactatttccCGAAGGGCCACAGCAAGTGTGGGTGTTTATCCAAAGGGATGCAATGCGGAGCCCTCGCCTGCCTGTCATTCAGTTTCTTTTCCCTGCCTGTTggaactcacacacacacacacacacagacattcccccccccacacacgcacacacgcacgcacgcacacacgcacacacacgcacacacacacgtgtccTGAGAGCAAGGAAAATAGccccaaatgaacaggaagtgacctgtcaaTGTCCCATTTTTTCttggaagtgacccaaaaacaacaggaaaagaaaaagaagtttAACCAAACATGGGAGCATTTGAGACCATATGAGACGCAGTTAACaatgttttgaaaataaaacaacacgTATTCCTCTGAAAAGGGGTGGGGGGACTGGGGCGACCACTTGGAAGCGTTCAACAGCAATTCCGTTATTGCGGAGGATCGGGTTCCCGCGATGGCTCGGGTTCCCGTGGCGGCTCGCgggcgtcgccgccgccgctgctgctGCGGCGGCGTCCGCCCCGACGGAGGCCGCCCCTGCCGGCCCGCACCAGCCCCCAGCCCTGCGGCGGCGCCTCCTCTTCCTGGCGCCGGCCCCGCGTCTGGTCCAGTTCTTTGGCGCTGAGCGAGGACATGCGCACGGGCAGCGTGTTTCCGAACTTGGAGTAGTCCACGCAGTAGCGACCGTCCTCCTCGCTGACGATGGAGACGAAACGGCGCCCCCACAAGATCTCGTCGGGCGTGTAGGACGTGCGCGCCTGCATGCTGATGCCCGTCGTCTCCACCACGCCTGAAATGACATAACGGTGTTTTCAAATGCgtcatgtttttcccccccatcaaAATTCCAATTGGTgtgaagaggggaaaaaataatatttgatcAATGGAAcagtcgtttttaatttaaataccAAATGAATTAACAAGACTTGGGTGAATTGATAGCATGTGTATTGGCGCTTTTCGGGCCTCCGTCCTTATTTGCATCTTGAAATTAATATACTGTACATAAGTCTAAAGACATTTATTTTGGGTTGGTGTACCTCCTTAAAGCCCAAACGCTTGTTGAATCAGCCGAGCACCTTAAATGAGGGCTATTTCCAATGAAAAGGGGAGACCTTCCAGGATGACGATGACCTCCACGTCGGCGGCGGCCAGCGCCCGAGCCGACAGGTCGTAGAGCGGGCTCCCTCTCTCCAGCGTGTGGCTGACGATCAACGGCGACACCAGGAAGATGCCGTTGCTCCTCAGCGGGTTCTCCACCTGGATGTCCAGCTGGCTCACCGGGACCACCTCGCCCTCCGAGGTCACCGTGCGCCGGATCACCTGCCGGAGGTCAGGTTGGGTGTTGGAAGCCGTCGGGAGAGGGCGGAGCGCGCCAGAAAAGCTAGACCCCGGCGGACCTGCAGCTGCACGGTGGCCGAGATGATCATGCTCTTGCGGAGGTCGCCCACCCGGAACATGAAGGTGGGCCGCCCGTTGCGGGGGGCCACCACGGCGTTCCTGGAGAAGATGAGCGTCTCGGCCCGCCGGTTGGCCTGCGCCGTCTTCATGAAGACGCAACCCAGCATGACGGCGTTGATGATCAGGCCCAGGATGTTCTGCACGATGAGGACCACGATGGCCGCCGGGCACTCCTCCGTCACCATGCGGCCGCCGAAACCAATGGTCACCTGCGTGACGGACATAAGCCATTTACTCGTGAGCTCCCGGGAATGTTCCCTCtcatttttcgttggtctgggcagaaagacactTGAGCGAGAACTTCATCCAGCGTGGACGGCGGAGGGGAAGCACCTGAACTTCAATGGAGAAGAGGAAGGCGGAGGTGAAGGAGTGGATGGCGGTGACGCAGGGAGGGGGGCGGTCCTGGCGCCCGGGCTCCAGGTCTCCGTGGGCGAAGGCCAGCAGCCACCACACCATGGCGAAGAGAATCCAGGAGCACAGGAAGGCCGAGGTGAAGATCAGGAGCGAGTGCTGCCACTTCAGGTCCACCATGGTGGTGAAGACGTCCTGCAGGAAGCGGCCCtggagggaggggagggggcgTGGCCTTGTTTTTCCGCTGGCGTTTCCCCCGACGGATGCCATTCGGACCTACCTGCTCCATGATGTTCTTGTGGGCCACGTTGCAGGAACCCGTCTTGGTGATGAAGCGCGCCCGCCGGCAGCGTGGACGGTTGCGGCCGGGCCGATTGCGCTCCTCCGCCAGGCGCGTCAGGAGGAAGCCATCCGGCAGCAAACCCTTCCTGGCCAGCATGGCGACGGACCTCGTCGGGCACCGCGTCGAACGTTTGCCGTCGTTCGTCCCACCGATACGCGGCTACAATGACCCGCGCCATATCAGTGCTCGCCAAGGTCGCATTGTACAAGATAGTCATCATGCTGTGTGCGTGCACACACACTAACGGAGGCCTGATTGATTAGACGTGGCCAATAGCGAGCGTGCCCGATATGCACTCACCTGATGACCCAATTGACAATTCACCCGGACGATATTGGAAGCCGAATCTCCATCCCCATCCCCAGCATCATCAGCATCATCATTTCAATTCGGCCACTCCAAGTGAAAAGGACCATTGGGCAAGTGTGACACATCCGACGCAAGCACTTCCGCtgttctttcaaaataaaacgttGAGAAGCAGCCTGTCGTGTTGTTTTCCTCCCGTCCTTTGACCACCGAGGAAGTCCCTAAAAGTAAAAGATCATCCCCAGTGAGCAGGAATGCATGTCGGATGGAGCGACGATTTCAGATAGGTGTGCGAgatgtgcttttgcttttgacTCATTTTGTTTGAAAGGCGTGTTCGCCTGTTTCCGGTGTTTTCGAATAGAGCGCGCCCCCTGGCTTTTGCAACTCGGCGTCGACGCGTTACAAGATGGTCGCAAAAAAAGGCAACGTTGATATTAACGGAATTGTCATCCTCCCCCTAAACCCGCTTTCAAGGTCTTTGAGACAGAGGTTTCAAACTTGCGCCCCCGAAACTATACGTAACGACGTCATCATACTCGCCCATTGAACCTCGATGTCACTTTGcctctaccaagatggccgctgtTCGGGCACGTCGCCTCACCGGGCCGGCCGCAAAGTGCGACGGGTGCCCGTGAAAAGTCACGTGACAGCTGGCAAGCTTTTGCTTTAGCCACTTTGAATGCTAGCAGAAAGCGAGGGGGGACGAGGTTCGGCTTCTTCTCGGTTCCGAACCACACGCGCATTCGGCGATGGATGCACCGGAACCGGCCGTCCGGCCGACGAAAGCGGAGGAATACTATATTTAAGTGAGGGGGGCATCAACGATGGACTCGTGGAGCCTCGAATCGCGAGTTAACTTCACGGAGAACTCGTAGAAAAGTCAGTTTTCCCCCCTCTTCGACTACTTTTCCGCCCACCCTCAAGCATCCTAAAAATATCAAGGAAACGAACTCgttggcaatagatgtccaattggtTTCAAGTAGGGGAACTGGCTCTTCAATCTTCCATTGACTGcccaagacgtccaatccatttggactaggacaggggtagggaacctatggctcgggagccacatgtggctcttttgatgggtgcatctggctctttaaaaaataatctttttttttcactttaaaagtggtgaaattacaaaaaaagaattgaaaaggcacttgtttacatgtatgtattttgacttttaaattggtagtatggctctcaaggaaaaacattagaaaatatgaattgtttatggctctcttcgtcaaaaaggttcccgcccCCTGGACTAGGAGAAGGAGGAGACCAATGAATGTCGTGCCCCTCCCCGACAGGGGACTGGTCGAGCAAGGGCGATAGATCAATAAGGCCGTGACCTGAAAATGAATAACTAGCAATATTTTTACCAAAGTGATTTGGTACCATCTTGAGTTCTCGACGGATGTGTGCCTGCAGGGGGAGCTAACGACCGCTGCCAACCACGGGCGGGAGTTGAAGCGGCGCGGGGTCCAAGCCGGGATCGTGGGCCCGCCAGATGGACAACGCGGCGGATGGTCACCCGCCCATCGACGACGGCTACCCGAGGCGGCCTAAGCGAGCGCGCGGGACTCGCCCGGGGACCGGCGACTTCCTGACCGAGTCGGAGATGGACGCGCTGGCCGCGGAGCGGACGTCCGACGCCGGCTACAAACGTAAGGCTTCGGCCGGGAATCGTCGCCCCGGAGGTCGATTAATCCGGGGTGTGACGCACGCCAGTGACGGACGAGGACGTCCGCAAGATGGTGGAGCTGCGGGCCGCCAACGAGGCGCTCTTCACGGGACGCAGGAACAGCGCCAAGCCCGCCTGGAGGTCCGTCCGTGTGTTGGTTCTCTGTCCTTCTAGCCGTCTGTCTGACCGATGGAGCGACGCCTCGTTGTGGTTGCGCAGGGCCATCGTGAAGGAGATGGGCCTGAGTGGCAAAGTCACAGCCGACCAGGTGGCCAAGAAGTGGGACAACCTCAAGACCAGGTTCAAGGTGACGACTCTCTATgcgcaatgttccctctaagctgcgcactactctcgtcttctctgcgcagcagcaatcatatggcgcgcagtaaataaaatccatttttttactcctttccctatgatggcgccgtttaagcggcagccagtggcagtagctctgtccactcttatctttttcctgttttacatgaaaaattagagggaacattgtctaTGCGTTGTCACTTATTGTTGACTGCGGGATACGTCCATTCTGTCTGGGATGCCAGAggatttccaggtcacttcctttttattttggcaCATTTCTGGGTCACCTCTTGTTGATTCGGGGGCCATTTCTGGATCTCGAGCCTACTTGTGTATTTGGGGATATTTATGGGGGACTTCCCCTTAACTTGGGGGATTTTTAAGACATTCCCGGGTCGCTTcctgtatttttgggggggcattgCTGACGTGGCCCGCTTCTCCTTCAGGACCTGAAGTTCCCCCCTCGGGGGTTGGAGGCCCGGCCCCAGGCCGAGGACGAGTCGGCGTCGTGGCCCTGGTTCCGGCTGATGGACGACGCGTTGGAGGGTCGCTTGGCGGGAAACGCCGCCCTCTTGGCCGCCGCGCAGAGCCCCGGCGAGGCCGACAGCGAGGACGAGTCTCCCCGGCGCTCGGACGCCGTCCGGAAACCTTCCGCCCCGTCCGACGTCCCCTACAAAAGTGAGCCGCCCGCCGCCACGCCTCCTCGCGGGCGACTTCTCACGTCTGTTTCCCTCTGTCGGCGTGGCAGTGAGCGAGCGCGACACGCGGCGCCTGATCGCGCTGAGGGCCGACAACGAGGTTTTGTTCACCGGGAAGAGGAACGCCGCCAAGGCCGCTTGGAGGTAAGGCCGGCGTGATGGCCAAAGCCGGCCCCTTTGCCCGCCGCGTGACACGTTTGGGGCGTCAGGAACATCGTCCGGCAGCTTGACCTCCAGGGGAAGGTGTCGGCGTGCCAGGCGGCCAAAAAGTGGGACAACCTCAAACGAAGGTACAAGGTACGCTAACCTTTCTCCCCGTGCCAACGTCACGGCGCCCCACGTACGTACGGCGGCGATTTGAGCGGACGCGGACGTCAGAGGGGACCGCAAATTTCAGCGGCCAACTGgatactgttggaataatgattaataccagtatatcattattagtaatatttaattaaaaattggaagacatctttcaccgtcatatctggttacaacttgcaaggagtatACTCGTAACGCCGCCTCGTTCCCAAGCATTCTGACGTGTAGTAtattcttctctgtatttagtcgcgacaaactgaaaacatttcatgtcatctgattcaaaacaattgtaaagtactgtattttcacgactataaggcgcacttaaaagtcttaaatttcctccacaatagacagggcgccttataatccagtgtgctttatatatggaaaaaattaaaatgtgtcattcattgagggtgcgccttataatgcggtgcgccttatagtcgtgaaaatacggtaattaaaatgcatacatctatgatattatcatgaaataattcatagccttattacttattaaaaatgcttacaaaacatatagaaacatcccataataaatccaatagATACATTCGGACATTGAAGTCCTATTCTACCTTCCCCGGATTGCAGGATCTAAAGTACCCTCCCGCCGGCATGGAGGACTCGGCGGAGGTCGCCGCCGCGTCCTGGCCGTGGTTTCGCCCAATGAGCGACGCCCTGGAGGGACGGCTGGCGCCCGCCGGACATGACCGCGAGTACGAGCGCCGCCCACCCTCCCCCCGGGCGAACTCTTTGCCCACGAAGGCCGAGACGTGCCCACTGAAGACGGAGTGGGCGGCGCCGGAAAGAGGGCCCGCCCCACTGGAGCGGGACGGGACGCCACTGGATGGAAAGAGGGACCTTCCATAGCGGCGGGCAGGCGACGCCATCTTGtaggccaggggtcgggaacctttttgatggagagagccataaacaattcatatctttttaaatgttaatctttgagagccatgctccgaatttaaaagtcgacaaacatgaaaatgtgtgcctttttttagtcaattcaccacttttaaagtacaaaaactctctgaattcttttgacaacattgttccgttgttgctaatcaatgagtatcaatgagaatgtTCATGCAGAAGAttgtaatggaaaaaatatgattataaggcgctgtaggtagtgtcaacgccataataccaacgtaaagatcctattcctgcgctttctcaccagcagtttccatagtttacctcacaggttagcggagagccatatgcacccatcaaaagagccatatgtggctcctgagccataggttccctacccctgttgtaGGCCTTTCTAGTCTGGTCAGCTCGGACGTACAATTCATCTGTCTGCTGTGGTTTTTGTACCAAATtatattttacaagaaaaacatattttttttatatagataCTAGTCTACAAGAAGGGTAGGCTATTTTCAAGCGGATGCAAAATAAATGTTCGCCGTGCTACAAGACAGAAAGCCGTCACTCGTTTGTTTTGATCGGGAAAAGTCGGAGTGTTTCCGTCAGGGCGCTTTTGTTGGAAGGACCGCATTCCGCGCTTGTGATTGGATGCCGCACAAAGAGCGGAAGTGAAGTGTACAAAGCGACGTCGGAGGAGCATCCTTGTCTCGACACGCGCTGATGTTGTGATCATTTCAATGGTCCACGAGACTTATCTCTGGATTTTAAATGGCCACTTTGGTCCTGGACAATGGAGCCTACACGGCGAAAATAGGCTATAGTTCGGAGGAAGTCCGGTAAGAGTCGCTGTTTTTGTTTGCTCTGTGTACATTCACCACATTATAACTTTGCCAAATGGCTGTTTACAACACAGAACTGAAACGACGGGTTAATAAAACAGTTGAGCTCGTTTATATTTCTAAAATGAGCACTGGCTGCCGTTTCTTTCGACTCAAATAAGGCGAACCGATGCTAATTATTGTAGTAAAATGGTCTACTTTGAGGTAAAGCTGCCTACATTTTTTTGGTGTCGCAGCATAATCGGTGTACTAGGAACCGTTGAAATGATGACAAAGGTTCCACGTTACTCGGACCTCAAGCTGCGATTAAAAACGCGCTTTTCGCTATGTTTTTGATGAGTGGATCATGGTCATAGTAcaccattggctgccattgccacCCGATTGGTTCGTCTATCGGCGTTCACGCGTACGTAGTTCTTGACGTAGTATTTTCCtgtcccgcccgcccgcccgcccggccGGCAGCGTCATCCCCAACTGTCAATTCCGCTCCAAGACGTCCCGGATGAAAACGTTCACCGCCAACCAGCTGGACGAGATCAAAGACCCGTCGGCACTCTTCTACATCCTGCCCATCCAGAAGGTGAGGGACCCACCTAAATCCTGGTCCACGCCCGGCAAGAAGCGTCTCCGACGCCGGCCTGCGTTCCTTCGCAGGGTTACCTGGTCAACTGGGACGTCCAGAGGAAGGTTTGGGACCACTTGTTCGGCAAAGAAATGTTCAAGGTGGACTTTTCCGACACGGGCGTGGTCATCAGCGAGCCCTACTTCAACTTCACGTCCATCCAGGAGTCCATGAACGAGATCTTGTTCGAGGAGTACCGCTTCCAGTCGGCCCTCAGGATCAacggtgagcgagcgagcgacccTTCGTCCCTCCCGTCGGTCGTCCGTCCGTCACTCTCATCCTTGTCGTCTCTCAGCGGGTTCTCTGAGCGCTCGCCGATACTTCCGGGCTCAACCCTACGAGCTGTGCTGTCTGGTGGTGGACAGCGGCTTCTCCTTCACGCACATCGCCCCCTACTGCCGCAGCAGGAGAATGAAGGACGCCATCCGCAGGTCAGTCCCGTCCCGGGTGGTCGTCTCGGCGGTTGTGGCCGCGTGTCGTGACCACCTTCGCACCGTCCTTTTTAGGATCAGTGTCGGAGGGAAGCTGCTGACCAATCACCTCAAAGAAATCATCTCCTACCGGTGAGATGGTCCGCCACATTTTCCTCGTATGGGGGGGGATCCGCCGCGGCGGGATTTttgatttagtgtccaatcagcctgtctttggaatgtgggagcaaaccggaatacccggagataacccacacggcccggggagaagatgcatcAAAATTCAATAGCCAAAAAATAGGACacaaaatacagacactcccctactcacgaacattcgagttacgaacaacggtacatacaaacatgtctgcaaattgcgtttatgtcgaaaaatgttcgtaagtacgattttgtatttttttccgagtagtgcttctttccgccgctaataccgacgacgcctgacGCTGTGACAGCTCAGCTCAACTCAactagcatccaccttcctctgcccagttcgttgcaatgcggaagtgcgcgaacgtatctccagtgcgcaaagaacatttttatcattaaatatctcgtgcatccattattgaatatggttggtgaaaagcgaaaggcttctattaagggaggtgcaaggaagaggcaagccatttcatttgaaaccaaagtggcaataataacgaagcttgatgcgcgtgagaaagtggtgagcgttgcacgtgaatacaacttgaatggttcgaccgtcagtaccatttctaaacataaagattgagcagcaggacccaaatattgaacgttgcacaaagtttgctaatcaattgaatgatgccatacagtgctaccgcatcatttatgatgaaaaaagaagaaaactgtgcaatcgtcgttagatagcttctttcggccactttctagtaaatctctctctctctctaatgtatgtatacagtactgtatgtattctctccattttattacattttttcagtacaaatcaatgtgtgttacttatacaagccttaaacatacaaatgcacttatataaaccttcaatatacttatataagccttaaacataaattataatacaaaatacagcACTGaacaacttacgaacaaattcaacttatgaacaatcgctcggaacctaactcgttcgtaagtaggggagtgtctgtatctGCTGTGAACATTCTGACTGGACTTTTGAGTCCAAATTTTTGGCATCAAAGAAGAGCTGTTAAAAAAGTCAGTCGGCAAAATCGAGCCGCCGTGGCCAACCGATATTTCCGGTGGACCCAAGTCAAAATGGGTTCGCAGGCAACTCCACGTGATGGACGAGACTCACGTCATCAACCAGGTGAAGGAGGACGTGTGCTTCGTGTCTCAAGATTTCTACAAAGACATGGCCGTGGCGCAGTAAGCTCCGCCCGCGAGTCAACGGCGGCGGAAGATCCCGCCCACCTTCCGGCCGCCTGGTCCGTAAGACCCTTGCTCCGTCCGTCTTCCAGGCTGAAGGGTCGGGACAACACGGTGATGAGGGACTACGTCCTCCCGGATTTCGGCGCCATCAAGAAAGGCTTCTGCAAGGTGGCCCCTCCCCCGAGAACCTGCCATCCCGCCATCCCGCCGCCCGTCTTGATCCACCCTCTCGCCCTCTCTATCCAGCCGGCCGACCAGGTGGTGCTGAGCGGCAAGTACAAGACGGGCGAGCAGATCCTCAGGTTGGCCAACGAGCGCTTCGCCGTTCCCGAGATGCTCTTCCGGCCCTCCGACATCGGCATCCGGGAGATGGGTCTCCCCGAGGCCATCGTGGACTCCGTGGCTTCGCTCTCGGAAGGTCCATAACCCGCCCGCCGACCCGTAAAGCCCGGTCTGCCACCAATCCGCTTCGAGCGGAAAGGTTGGCAGAGAAGGAAGTGTTTGACCGCCAGCCTCCTGACAGATGGACTGAGCGATCCACTCATTTTGATTGACAGCAGAACTTTTCAAAGATGCTTTCGTGTGTGCGCAGACATGCAGCCTCACATGTACGGCAACATCATCCTGACCGGCGGCAACGTTTTGTTTCCGGGCTTCAGAGAACGACTGGAAGCCGAACTCCGCTCGCTGGTTCCcgctcacgttcccgtcaaggTCACGTTGCCCGAAAAGTCAGTGCTACCcaacccccaacacacacacaaaagcacaATTCAGGACCGGCAAAAGAGGATCGGGGCcactgaataaaaataataataataagacagCCTAAAATTCGGACATTCTTTTCAGAACTGTCAGAAATCTAAGAGAAAAGTCAGGAAGAAAGTCCAAAAGTTTACCTAGCTTTTGCTTTCTAATCTTCCATGCTCTAGCGACTATTTTTCCAAAAGCTGCTAGCAAGCGCAAATACTTTGAGGTAAGCTAataacagtggtgtgccgtcagagCCTTCAAGGGCTTCTCTGCCGTCCTAAGAAATATcgaaatcatatattatattttgtccatcaatacttatgaaataattccaaatggtctgttagcttcctttcattgcttttcccccctgtttgcactgcttccagaggtgtgttttcatattgaagcatttaaccaatcacatttcatccattatttgttgccagggtcagaaatctgcctcaaggccttcacaatcacttctgcaggctctgctgcatttaacaagcgtcgataagactgttgctttaaccaatcagaattcgatttgttGTGACGTGTGGGTGGTTTATTTgttgcttcttcttttttttgacagTCCCATCACGTACGCGTGGGAAGGAGGGAAGCTGGTCGCCAACGATCCGGACTACGAAGAGATGGTGGTCACGCGAGACGACTACGAAGAGAACGGACATTTTGTTTGTGAAGAAAAGTTTGACATCTGAGTTGTTATTTTGTGGGCTAGAgttacaaacaagaaaaaaaacaaaacgtttgatatttgaacattttactgtTGTGGAAAACGTTGAACATTTGTACATGAGGAAATGTCATGCATGGCCATTAAAGTCAAGGACAGCCACGGTGATAGACAGGGTCCTGTCCAGTATGTTGATTGGACTTATTTACAGGTCGCTTCCTGATAATTTTGAGGCATGACGCATGTtaattctttttggggtctttccaaacgtggagggctcaacgtaggaaccatTTCGTGCGTAGTgcgtttagagacgagcacatttagtacttgcacacgcccaaattttaatgtgtttgtgttgtcgagcgagtttttgctgttttattttctaacgtgtatcatttgtttgtgtcgttggaaaaaaagtgaaaaaaatgacgACCAGCACACCAACGGGGAACATTTCAAACTTCGGCGGGCTTTTTTGGGTTGACGAACTGTTACAGGAAGTGAAATTAATTCCACTTCCTGTGCGAGTCGACGCAGGCCAACGTGACTGGTTCCTTtctcttcatttttaaaaacaaacaaacaaatgaaaagcCACACAAATTCTTTTTAGCCTACTTGGGCGCCGTCGATTCGATTTGGACCTTCGGTAAGCTAGTCGTCTTCACGTAGCTAACGATGCTAGCAGTGTTTCCGGGTAGATTTGAATCGGCGGAAAGTTGTTTTCAGTTGTCGGGAGAAACGGCGTCGTTATACTCGGTGTTGCGTCAGTAAAATACACTTTAAAGGCCTGTCCTGTTTGCTTTGTAGCGTCTCGGAACTTGAAAGAATGGACTTTTCTTTCGCGGCCGACTTGAGCGGTTCTGACAACGATCCACTGGATCGAGCTTTTCTCCTGGACAAGATGCCGATTGTCATCCCGGAGACGCCCAGGTAGGATACGCCAGACGACGCTTCATTTCAATGAGTGTATTTTTGTCCGGGTAAGAGcgacttttttttaccccccatTCAGAATATACTAAGCATTCTTTCTCTTTTACTTGTCCTCAGCCCGCAGCTCGCCAAGCGGCCGCGACGCAGGCGGCCGGAGGATGAAGCGCCGTCTCCGGTGAGTCTCCCAAGCTCACCCTTACTATGTCACTCTTTCACCCTATCATAGATATTTAGAGACCTGTTTTTGCCTCAAAATGTGTCTGCGGTCGGCGCTTTTTATGTGGGTGGATATTCCATAtttgtgtcctcgagctgttgggccttgaggagacgatggggaggaaaaaatgtccgtggtcccatgaattaatttatagccttattacttattaaaaatgctataataaatccaacactgTCCCCCTTCTCTCTGCCAATGAAATGGAATGGAATCTCTTGGGT contains:
- the actr6 gene encoding actin-related protein 6 isoform X1; the encoded protein is MATLVLDNGAYTAKIGYSSEEVRVIPNCQFRSKTSRMKTFTANQLDEIKDPSALFYILPIQKGYLVNWDVQRKVWDHLFGKEMFKVDFSDTGVVISEPYFNFTSIQESMNEILFEEYRFQSALRINAGSLSARRYFRAQPYELCCLVVDSGFSFTHIAPYCRSRRMKDAIRRISVGGKLLTNHLKEIISYRQLHVMDETHVINQVKEDVCFVSQDFYKDMAVAQLKGRDNTVMRDYVLPDFGAIKKGFCKPADQVVLSGKYKTGEQILRLANERFAVPEMLFRPSDIGIREMGLPEAIVDSVASLSEDMQPHMYGNIILTGGNVLFPGFRERLEAELRSLVPAHVPVKVTLPENPITYAWEGGKLVANDPDYEEMVVTRDDYEENGHFVCEEKFDI
- the actr6 gene encoding actin-related protein 6 isoform X2, producing the protein MATLVLDNGAYTAKIGYSSEEVRVIPNCQFRSKTSRMKTFTANQLDEIKDPSALFYILPIQKGYLVNWDVQRKVWDHLFGKEMFKESMNEILFEEYRFQSALRINAGSLSARRYFRAQPYELCCLVVDSGFSFTHIAPYCRSRRMKDAIRRISVGGKLLTNHLKEIISYRQLHVMDETHVINQVKEDVCFVSQDFYKDMAVAQLKGRDNTVMRDYVLPDFGAIKKGFCKPADQVVLSGKYKTGEQILRLANERFAVPEMLFRPSDIGIREMGLPEAIVDSVASLSEDMQPHMYGNIILTGGNVLFPGFRERLEAELRSLVPAHVPVKVTLPENPITYAWEGGKLVANDPDYEEMVVTRDDYEENGHFVCEEKFDI
- the LOC144071201 gene encoding uncharacterized protein LOC144071201 isoform X2; this translates as MDNAADGHPPIDDGYPRRPKRARGTRPGTGDFLTESEMDALAAERTSDAGYKLTDEDVRKMVELRAANEALFTGRRNSAKPAWRAIVKEMGLSGKVTADQVAKKWDNLKTRFKDLKFPPRGLEARPQAEDESASWPWFRLMDDALEGRLAGNAALLAAAQSPGEADSEDESPRRSDAVRKPSAPSDVPYKMSERDTRRLIALRADNEVLFTGKRNAAKAAWRNIVRQLDLQGKVSACQAAKKWDNLKRRYKDLKYPPAGMEDSAEVAAASWPWFRPMSDALEGRLAPAGHDREYERRPPSPRANSLPTKAETCPLKTEWAAPERGPAPLERDGTPLDGKRDLP
- the kcnj11l gene encoding potassium inwardly rectifying channel subfamily J member 11, like; the encoded protein is MLARKGLLPDGFLLTRLAEERNRPGRNRPRCRRARFITKTGSCNVAHKNIMEQGRFLQDVFTTMVDLKWQHSLLIFTSAFLCSWILFAMVWWLLAFAHGDLEPGRQDRPPPCVTAIHSFTSAFLFSIEVQVTIGFGGRMVTEECPAAIVVLIVQNILGLIINAVMLGCVFMKTAQANRRAETLIFSRNAVVAPRNGRPTFMFRVGDLRKSMIISATVQLQVIRRTVTSEGEVVPVSQLDIQVENPLRSNGIFLVSPLIVSHTLERGSPLYDLSARALAAADVEVIVILEGVVETTGISMQARTSYTPDEILWGRRFVSIVSEEDGRYCVDYSKFGNTLPVRMSSLSAKELDQTRGRRQEEEAPPQGWGLVRAGRGGLRRGGRRRSSSGGGDAREPPREPEPSREPDPPQ
- the LOC144071201 gene encoding uncharacterized protein LOC144071201 isoform X1: MDNAADGHPPIDDGYPRRPKRARGTRPGTGDFLTESEMDALAAERTSDAGYKLTDEDVRKMVELRAANEALFTGRRNSAKPAWRSVRVLVLCPSSRLSDRWSDASLWLRRAIVKEMGLSGKVTADQVAKKWDNLKTRFKDLKFPPRGLEARPQAEDESASWPWFRLMDDALEGRLAGNAALLAAAQSPGEADSEDESPRRSDAVRKPSAPSDVPYKMSERDTRRLIALRADNEVLFTGKRNAAKAAWRNIVRQLDLQGKVSACQAAKKWDNLKRRYKDLKYPPAGMEDSAEVAAASWPWFRPMSDALEGRLAPAGHDREYERRPPSPRANSLPTKAETCPLKTEWAAPERGPAPLERDGTPLDGKRDLP